The following proteins come from a genomic window of Pseudomonas putida:
- a CDS encoding efflux transporter outer membrane subunit: MPRRIIRTLQAFSACALSLTLSGCIGTWGIAPQSKTLQANTLTTDAAIREAASDAHWPDQQWWHAYRDPQLNRWLDLAMAGSPTLAMAAARVRAAKAMAGVVESAEKLQANGQASLKRHNWPEDQFYGPGALSGANTWDNNAAIGFSYALDLWGRERNASEQAVDQAHMSVAEARQAQLELQNNVVRAYIQLSLHFAQRDIVKAELEQQEQILALAKRRLDGGIGTHFEVSQAEAPLPETHRQLDSLDEEIALTRNQLAALAGKGPGEGAQIQRPSLALAAPLQLPSALPAELVGQRPDVVASRWQVAAQARGIDVAHAGFFPNVDLVGSLGFMATGGGPLEFLTGRKFNYNVGPAISLPIFDGGRLRSQLGVASAGYDVAVAHYNQTVIGALKNISDQLIRRESMKEQAHFAAESVAAAQKTYDIAMVAFQRGLTDYLNVLNAQTLLLRQQQVQQQVQAARLIAHAELVTALGGGLQAGKDVPEQERQTAPKTPATLAVFDRKPDHAE, encoded by the coding sequence GTGCCGCGTCGCATCATCAGAACGCTTCAGGCGTTCAGTGCCTGTGCCCTTAGCCTCACCTTGAGCGGCTGTATCGGAACCTGGGGCATTGCCCCACAGAGCAAGACCCTCCAAGCCAATACCTTGACCACCGACGCGGCCATCCGTGAAGCCGCCAGCGATGCCCACTGGCCCGACCAGCAGTGGTGGCACGCCTACCGAGATCCGCAGCTCAACCGTTGGCTCGACCTGGCTATGGCCGGTAGCCCGACCCTGGCCATGGCCGCAGCGCGGGTGCGCGCAGCCAAAGCCATGGCCGGTGTGGTCGAGTCGGCAGAAAAGCTGCAGGCCAACGGCCAGGCGTCGCTCAAACGCCACAACTGGCCTGAAGACCAGTTCTATGGCCCGGGCGCCCTGTCGGGTGCCAACACCTGGGACAACAACGCCGCCATCGGCTTCAGCTATGCCCTGGACCTCTGGGGGCGCGAGCGCAATGCCAGCGAACAGGCCGTGGACCAGGCCCACATGAGCGTGGCCGAAGCCCGCCAGGCGCAACTGGAACTGCAGAACAATGTGGTGCGTGCCTACATTCAGCTCAGCCTGCACTTCGCCCAGCGCGACATCGTCAAGGCCGAGCTGGAGCAGCAGGAGCAGATCCTGGCTTTGGCCAAGCGCCGCCTGGACGGCGGTATCGGTACCCATTTCGAGGTCAGCCAGGCCGAAGCCCCGCTACCCGAAACCCATCGCCAACTGGACAGCCTCGACGAAGAAATCGCGCTTACCCGCAATCAGCTGGCTGCGCTGGCGGGCAAGGGGCCAGGGGAGGGGGCGCAGATCCAGCGCCCCAGCCTGGCCCTCGCCGCCCCGCTGCAACTGCCGTCGGCGCTGCCCGCCGAGCTGGTCGGCCAGCGCCCCGACGTGGTCGCCAGCCGCTGGCAGGTGGCCGCGCAGGCGCGTGGCATCGACGTCGCCCACGCCGGCTTCTTCCCCAACGTCGACCTGGTCGGCAGCCTGGGCTTCATGGCCACCGGTGGCGGGCCGCTGGAATTCCTCACCGGGCGCAAGTTCAACTACAACGTCGGGCCGGCCATCAGCCTGCCGATCTTCGACGGCGGCCGCTTGCGCTCGCAGCTGGGTGTGGCCTCGGCGGGCTATGACGTGGCCGTGGCGCACTACAACCAGACGGTCATCGGCGCGCTGAAGAACATTTCCGACCAGTTGATCCGCCGTGAGTCGATGAAGGAGCAGGCCCATTTCGCCGCCGAATCCGTGGCCGCTGCACAGAAAACCTACGATATTGCCATGGTCGCCTTCCAGCGCGGGCTGACCGACTACCTCAACGTGCTCAATGCCCAGACTTTGCTGCTGCGTCAGCAGCAGGTGCAACAGCAGGTGCAGGCCGCGCGCCTGATCGCCCATGCCGAGCTGGTGACCGCGTTGGGTGGTGGCCTGCAGGCCGGCAAGGACGTGCCTGAGCAGGAGCGCCAGACGGCGCCGAAAACCCCAGCCACCCTGGCTGTTTTCGACCGCAAACCGGACCACGCCGAATGA
- a CDS encoding LysR family transcriptional regulator — protein MDTLQNMRAFSCVAQLGSFTAAAAQLDTTTANVSRAVSNLEAHLQTRLLNRTTRRIALTEAGKRYLMRCEQILTYVEEAEAEASDAHARPAGQLKVHSMTGVGQHFVVDAIARYRESHPDVTFDLTMANRVPDLLDEGYDVSIVLATELPDSGFVSQRLGITYSIVCASPEYVARNGFAHKPVDLLQHACLRMVSPVIPLEKWLFDGPEGQELVNITSSPFQVNSADAMKTAIRSGMGMGVLPIYSAIDGLRDGSLVRVMPDYRLQELNLYAIYPSRQYLDAKIKTWVEYLRNSLPEILAAHEADLKTHELLIAN, from the coding sequence ATGGACACCCTGCAAAACATGCGTGCTTTCAGTTGCGTAGCCCAGCTTGGCAGTTTCACTGCCGCCGCGGCGCAACTGGATACGACCACCGCGAACGTGTCGCGGGCGGTCTCCAATCTGGAAGCCCATCTGCAAACCCGGCTGCTCAACCGAACCACACGGCGCATCGCCCTGACCGAGGCGGGCAAGCGTTACCTGATGCGCTGTGAACAGATCCTCACCTATGTCGAAGAGGCCGAAGCCGAGGCAAGCGACGCGCATGCCCGGCCTGCCGGGCAATTGAAGGTGCATTCGATGACCGGGGTCGGCCAGCACTTCGTGGTCGATGCCATCGCCCGTTACCGCGAGTCGCACCCGGACGTGACCTTCGACCTGACCATGGCCAACCGCGTGCCCGACCTGCTCGACGAAGGCTATGACGTGTCCATCGTGCTGGCCACCGAGCTGCCGGACTCAGGTTTCGTGTCGCAGCGCCTGGGCATCACCTACAGCATCGTCTGCGCCTCGCCCGAGTACGTGGCCAGGAACGGCTTCGCGCACAAGCCGGTCGACCTGCTGCAGCATGCCTGCCTGCGCATGGTCAGCCCGGTGATCCCGCTGGAAAAATGGTTATTCGACGGCCCGGAAGGCCAGGAGCTGGTCAACATCACCAGCTCGCCGTTCCAGGTCAACTCGGCCGACGCGATGAAAACCGCGATTCGCAGCGGCATGGGCATGGGCGTGCTGCCGATCTACTCGGCCATCGATGGCTTGCGTGATGGCAGCCTGGTGCGGGTGATGCCGGACTACCGACTGCAGGAACTGAACCTTTATGCGATCTACCCGTCGCGCCAGTACCTGGATGCGAAGATCAAGACCTGGGTTGAGTACCTGCGCAACTCGTTGCCGGAGATTCTCGCAGCCCATGAAGCGGACCTGAAAACCCACGAGTTGCTGATCGCGAACTGA
- a CDS encoding FUSC family protein has product MSTSSLPLRWLHSLEWRRGFFAWARTDGVTWVYIFKVLAAAFITLWLAMRLELPQPRTAMITVFIVMQPQSGHVFAKSFYRVLGTLAGSAMMVALIALFPQNTELFLPSLALWVGLCSAGAMRYRTFRAYGFVLAGYTAAMIGLPVLEHPDQAFMAAVWRVLEIALGILVSTFVSAAILPQSASAAMRNALYQRFGVFAGVVVEALRGDSQRDRFETSNVRFVAEAVGLESLRNVTAFEDPHMRRRSGRLVRMNSEFMAITTRFNALHRLLERLRARGPLQIVGAIEPGLNTLVELLEPYVGRALTDADALRLTLELAAYKEGLQAQVRGLRAEYLLTDPSESDLLDFHTAFELLYRFVDEMYSYAETHASLAAHTHEREQWDEPYVARTSWLVSLAAGVRASAVLLLLGSYWLLSDWPSGAMMTLIATVTVGLSAASPNPKRMSFQMACGTAIGAFVGFFETFFVFPWIDGYPLLCMVLAPVFMLGAFLSSRPAYAGYGIGLLVFFAIGSVPNNLTVYDPYTFINDYIGMVLGMFVCAAAGAIILPPNSRWLWSRLEQELREQVLFAISGRLRGLGSAFESRTRDLLHQAYGLAAGKPQVQSQLMGWMFTVLEIGHAVIELRKEQARAPIHPAYAESQPWRQAIRVMGRALARLFLQPSASNHERALVAVDHAISRVQATDEPFARHFDTSVLRRAQSYLHFIRSSLLDPQSPLATTKGLHDVP; this is encoded by the coding sequence ATGAGTACATCGAGCCTGCCCCTGCGCTGGCTGCACAGCCTGGAGTGGCGCCGGGGCTTCTTTGCCTGGGCGCGTACCGACGGGGTGACCTGGGTCTACATCTTCAAGGTGCTGGCCGCTGCGTTCATCACCCTGTGGCTGGCCATGCGCCTGGAGTTGCCGCAGCCGCGCACGGCGATGATCACCGTGTTCATCGTCATGCAGCCGCAGAGCGGCCATGTTTTTGCCAAGAGCTTCTACCGGGTGCTCGGCACTCTGGCTGGCTCGGCGATGATGGTAGCGCTGATCGCCCTGTTCCCGCAGAACACTGAGCTGTTCCTGCCCAGCCTGGCGCTGTGGGTGGGCCTGTGTTCAGCGGGCGCCATGCGCTACCGCACCTTCCGCGCCTATGGCTTCGTGCTGGCCGGTTACACCGCTGCCATGATCGGCCTGCCGGTGCTGGAGCACCCTGACCAAGCGTTCATGGCTGCGGTGTGGCGGGTGCTGGAGATTGCCCTGGGCATTCTCGTCTCGACCTTCGTCAGCGCCGCGATTTTGCCGCAATCGGCCAGCGCCGCCATGCGCAATGCGTTGTACCAGCGTTTTGGCGTGTTCGCCGGGGTGGTGGTCGAAGCCTTGCGCGGTGACAGCCAGCGTGACCGTTTCGAAACCAGCAACGTACGGTTCGTCGCCGAGGCGGTCGGCCTGGAAAGCCTGCGCAACGTCACCGCCTTCGAAGACCCGCACATGCGCAGGCGCTCTGGCCGGCTGGTGCGCATGAACAGCGAGTTCATGGCCATTACCACGCGCTTCAACGCCCTGCACCGGTTGCTTGAACGCTTGCGCGCCCGCGGCCCGCTGCAGATCGTCGGGGCCATCGAGCCGGGCCTGAACACCTTGGTCGAGCTGCTTGAGCCCTATGTAGGGCGTGCGCTGACCGATGCCGATGCGCTGCGTCTGACACTGGAACTGGCTGCCTACAAAGAGGGCCTGCAGGCTCAGGTACGCGGCCTGCGCGCCGAGTACCTGCTGACCGACCCCAGCGAGTCCGACCTGCTGGATTTTCATACCGCTTTCGAGCTGCTCTATCGCTTCGTCGACGAGATGTACAGCTATGCCGAAACCCATGCCTCCCTGGCCGCGCACACGCACGAGCGCGAGCAGTGGGACGAGCCTTACGTGGCCCGGACCAGCTGGCTGGTGTCGCTGGCCGCTGGCGTGCGCGCCTCGGCGGTGCTGTTGCTGCTGGGTAGCTACTGGCTGCTCAGCGACTGGCCCAGTGGGGCCATGATGACCTTGATCGCCACCGTCACCGTAGGCCTGTCGGCGGCTTCGCCGAACCCCAAGCGCATGTCGTTCCAAATGGCCTGCGGCACGGCGATCGGCGCGTTCGTCGGCTTCTTCGAAACCTTTTTCGTGTTCCCCTGGATCGACGGTTACCCGCTGCTGTGCATGGTCCTGGCGCCGGTGTTCATGCTTGGCGCGTTCCTGTCTTCGCGGCCGGCTTACGCGGGTTACGGCATAGGCCTGCTGGTGTTCTTCGCCATCGGTTCGGTGCCTAACAACCTGACTGTGTACGACCCTTACACTTTCATCAACGACTACATCGGCATGGTCCTCGGCATGTTCGTCTGCGCTGCTGCCGGGGCGATCATCCTGCCGCCCAACAGCCGCTGGTTGTGGAGCCGCCTGGAGCAGGAGCTGCGCGAGCAGGTACTGTTCGCCATCAGTGGTCGCCTGCGCGGTCTGGGCTCGGCTTTCGAAAGCCGCACCCGTGACCTGTTGCACCAGGCCTATGGTCTGGCCGCCGGCAAGCCGCAGGTACAAAGCCAGCTGATGGGCTGGATGTTCACCGTGCTGGAAATCGGCCATGCGGTCATCGAGCTGCGCAAGGAGCAGGCCCGCGCACCAATCCATCCTGCGTATGCCGAATCACAGCCTTGGCGACAGGCCATCCGTGTCATGGGCCGGGCTCTGGCGCGGCTGTTCCTGCAGCCCAGCGCCAGCAACCACGAGCGCGCGCTGGTGGCGGTGGACCACGCCATCAGCCGCGTGCAGGCCACCGACGAACCCTTCGCCCGGCACTTCGATACCTCGGTGCTGCGCCGCGCGCAGAGCTACCTGCACTTCATCCGTTCCTCCCTGCTCGACCCACAGTCGCCGTTGGCTACGACGAAAGGATTGCACGATGTTCCGTGA
- a CDS encoding glycosyltransferase family 2 protein translates to MNITLVVPLYNEQDTLERFYHTVRNEPSLQGLAVEILLVNDGSNDASEAICAELAARDEWVTVVNFSRNFGKESALFAGLEYADGDAVVPIDVDLQDPVELIAQMIDVWQQGAEVVLAKRRSRAADTRFKRWSARLYYRLHNRIASTRIEENVGDFRLLDRKVVAAIRQLPEQQLFMKGVLSWVGFRTEIVEYDRPERTAGNSKFSFWRLWNLALDGITSFSTVPLRLWSYVGGGVSLSAFVFAMYMVIDKILFGNDVPGYPSLMTAVLFLGGVQLIGIGILGEYIGRIYQETKHRPRYVVRKVLRRRRQPM, encoded by the coding sequence ATGAACATTACCTTGGTCGTGCCCCTGTACAACGAGCAGGACACCCTCGAACGCTTCTATCACACGGTGCGCAACGAACCGTCTTTACAGGGCTTGGCGGTCGAAATCCTGTTGGTCAACGACGGCAGCAACGATGCCAGCGAAGCCATCTGCGCCGAGTTGGCGGCACGTGACGAATGGGTAACCGTCGTCAATTTCTCGCGTAATTTCGGCAAGGAATCGGCGTTGTTCGCCGGGCTTGAGTACGCCGATGGCGACGCCGTGGTGCCGATCGATGTCGACTTGCAGGACCCGGTCGAGCTTATCGCGCAGATGATCGATGTGTGGCAGCAAGGGGCGGAGGTGGTTCTGGCAAAGCGCCGTAGTCGCGCCGCTGACACGCGGTTCAAACGGTGGAGCGCACGCTTGTACTACCGCCTGCACAACCGCATAGCATCGACTCGGATCGAAGAGAACGTCGGTGATTTTCGCTTGTTGGACCGCAAAGTGGTAGCCGCCATCCGCCAGTTGCCGGAGCAGCAGCTGTTCATGAAAGGTGTGTTGTCCTGGGTAGGCTTTCGTACCGAAATCGTCGAGTACGACCGACCTGAACGCACGGCGGGCAACAGCAAGTTCAGCTTCTGGCGGCTGTGGAACCTGGCCCTGGATGGCATCACCTCGTTCAGCACTGTGCCTTTGCGGCTATGGAGTTACGTGGGCGGAGGGGTATCGCTGTCGGCGTTTGTGTTTGCGATGTATATGGTGATCGACAAAATCCTGTTCGGAAATGACGTGCCGGGTTATCCGTCATTGATGACGGCAGTGCTGTTCTTGGGCGGTGTGCAGTTGATCGGCATCGGAATATTGGGGGAATACATAGGCCGGATCTACCAGGAGACCAAGCATCGGCCCCGGTACGTGGTGCGCAAGGTTCTGAGGCGGCGCAGGCAACCCATGTGA
- a CDS encoding 2-hydroxyacid dehydrogenase produces MKKTVLAFSRITPAMAERLQQDFNVIVPNPKLGDISAQFNEALPQAHGLIGAGRKLGRAQLEGAAKLEVVSSVSVGYDNYDVDYFNERGIALTNTPDVLTESTADLGFSLIMGCARRTAELDAWTKAGQWQATVGPAHFGSDVYGKTLGIVGLGNIGAAVARRGRFGFNMSVLYAGNSRKQALEQELGAQYRSLEQLLTESDFVCIVVPLSDATRKLIGARELKLMKPSAFLINIARGPVVDEAALVEALHNGTIRGAGLDVYEKEPLSESPLFKLPNALTLPHIGSATAETREAMANRAMDNLRAALLGERPRDLVNPQVWKG; encoded by the coding sequence ATGAAAAAGACCGTCCTGGCCTTCAGCCGTATCACCCCGGCCATGGCCGAGCGCCTGCAGCAAGACTTCAACGTGATCGTGCCCAACCCCAAGCTCGGCGACATCAGTGCCCAGTTCAATGAAGCTTTGCCCCAAGCCCACGGCCTGATCGGCGCCGGTCGCAAGCTCGGCCGCGCGCAGCTCGAAGGGGCAGCCAAACTGGAAGTGGTGTCCAGCGTGTCGGTGGGCTACGACAACTACGACGTCGACTACTTCAACGAGCGCGGCATCGCCCTGACCAACACGCCTGACGTGCTCACTGAAAGCACCGCCGACCTGGGCTTTTCGCTGATCATGGGCTGCGCACGGCGCACGGCCGAACTGGACGCCTGGACCAAGGCTGGCCAATGGCAGGCCACCGTCGGCCCGGCGCACTTCGGCAGCGATGTGTACGGCAAGACACTGGGTATCGTCGGCCTGGGCAACATCGGCGCGGCCGTCGCACGCCGTGGCCGCTTCGGCTTCAACATGTCGGTGCTGTATGCCGGCAACAGCCGCAAGCAGGCGCTGGAGCAGGAATTGGGGGCCCAATACCGCAGCCTTGAACAACTGCTGACAGAATCCGATTTCGTCTGCATCGTGGTGCCGCTGTCCGACGCCACCCGCAAGCTGATCGGTGCTCGCGAGCTGAAGCTGATGAAGCCGAGCGCCTTCCTGATCAACATAGCCCGTGGCCCGGTGGTAGACGAGGCAGCGCTGGTCGAGGCGCTGCACAACGGCACCATTCGCGGCGCCGGCCTGGATGTCTACGAGAAGGAGCCGCTGAGCGAATCACCGCTGTTCAAATTGCCCAATGCTCTGACGCTGCCGCACATCGGTTCGGCCACCGCCGAAACCCGTGAGGCAATGGCCAACCGGGCGATGGACAACCTGCGCGCCGCGCTGCTGGGTGAGCGGCCGCGGGATCTGGTGAATCCGCAGGTGTGGAAGGGCTGA